The Archangium primigenium genomic interval CATGACGTACGCGGTCCGCGCATCCGTGCGAGACACCGTCGCGTACCCCAGCGGGAAGCCTCCCACCGAGTGAACGCGTGGATTCTGATAGTCATAATGATAGGTGACGGCATCCTGCCCGCTGGACTTCACCGTCATCTCGTCCAACACGGACTGGCGCACGCCACTGCCGGGGGCGGAGGGGCCGCGCCCGTACAGGAACTCCAGCCGGGTGCCCTTGCCATCTTCCACGCCCTTGAGCAGGCCCGTGCCCGGGGTGTTGAGCGCCACCGAGTGCGCCTTGCCCTCCCGGGCGAAGAAGACCTCCGTGTTGCCCGTGCCCGCGAAGTCCTGAACGATGGGAAACGCCGAATCGAGCCCCGAGGAGTTCAGCCCGGGAACCGCCTTCTCCACGAGCCGGTCGCCCACGTTCACGAGCAGGAAGGCACGCGCGGAGGTGTTGATGAGCACGTCCGTGAGCCCATCCCGGTTGGCATCCACGAAGCTCAACTGGTAGCGCGACAGGTCGACGGTCCCCGCGGTGCCATACCCTCGGAAGATCTGCCCGGTGGGCTCGAAGCGGAAGTTACCCCGGCCCCGATACACCACGAGGAGCGCGGAGTTGCGCATGATGAGATCGGGCAGCCCATCCCCGTTGAAGTCCTGCACCCAGATGGCCGAGGGGGTGAAGTTCATGTCCAGGCTGCCCGTGATCTGAGACCCGAAGGCATAGCCTCCGCTCGTGCTCTGGTTGGGAATCACCCAGTAGCCATTGCGAAAGACCCGCAGCACGTCCGGCTGCCGGTCCCGGTTGAGGTCCGCCAGACGGGTGGTCGCGTTGAAGGACCACGTGCCCTGGAGGGTCGACTCATGGACCTGCGCGCCATCACGCTCGCACAAGAGAAGCTTCGTTTGCCCCCGGCCTGTTTGAATGAGCAGCCGGACCACTTGATGGGTGGAGACATCCGCGCGCATACGGGCCAGCGTGCGCGGATAGTTGCCCGTCGAGGGCGGGGCGCGACACTCCACGCGCGCATCGGCCGGCGCGGCGGGAAGCGGCTCGTAGCTGAAGCCCTGGGGACCCTGCCGGATGAGCGTGAAGTCCGTGCGCTCCTCCAGGTCCGTCCATCCGTCCAGGTCTTCATCCAGGACACTCGAGCGCGTCGGCATGACAACCGCGGGCGAGTAGGTGTTCAGCACGGTGTCGAAGGCGGGTGTGGCGCGGAGCGGCGCCGCCGTCAGCGTGGGCTCGGCCTGCTCGTACTCGTAGCTCACCACGGGGGCGCGCTCGCCCGAGGCGAAGACCTGCTGCACCGAGGTGAGCAGGAAGGTGGGGCCCAGCCCCTCACCCACGTAGCCCAGCTCATAGAACCAGCGCGGCGCGAACGTCCCCGTGGAGAAGTCCTTCGCCCACATCTCCACGCGCTGGATGCGACGGTCCAACACCAGTTCCGAGCCCGAGCGCAGGTCCGAGAAGAAGGTGGTCAGCGGCTCGTAGACGAAGTCCACGCGGGACAGCAACTGCGGGCCCATGCCGCCATAGAGGACGGATTGCAGGAAGAGCCGTCCCGAGGCATTGGCCGTATACGCCAGCCGCGTGGTGTAGCCCGTGGCCTGCACCACCTCGGTGAGGTACCAGGCGTAGGTACCATCCGACGTCTGGATGCGCGCGGCGCCACCGAACGTCCAGCGGCTGCCGTCCTGCAGGTGGGCGATGAATCCACCCGGGACAGGCTCGACCCGGATGGGGCTCGACAGGCCCTGCGGGTACCAGAAGCCATCGTGGCCTTGCACCATCCGGCCCCAGGGGCCCGTCAGCTCGTCCGTGGCGTAGTCCAGGTCACCCAGGACGCGCGAGCGCACGATGAAGGGAGCGGAGCGCCAGCCCTGTCCCCACTCGGAGATGCCGTTGTCGGGGGAGTACGAGGGAAACACCGGGCCCAGCAAGGGGCCCCGCTCCGTGGGCGCCACGAAAGGAGCGGACAGCGAGAAGCCGCCCCGGCTGACATCCGCGGGACCAAAGGCCGTGCTCGCATACTGGCCCACGAGCGAGCCCCGCTGGGGGGCCGTCAGCTCGGGAGCCTGAACCTGGTAGTCGTTGACGGTCTGAGCCGACGCGGGGAGCGCCAGCAGCAGGCCAAGGCACATCAAGGAACGGAACATGGCACGGCCTCCTCACGAGAGCACGAGGCGCTCGCGTGACGGAGAAGAAGGAAGAAGGAGTCGAGGGGAACAAGAGGACCGCGCGCGGCCCAGGACATGACACGACCGCCCCTCCAGACGGAGAGGCGGTCGCGTCAGACAAGCCACATCAGTGACAAATCGGCACGCCCGGCAGCACGCCGGTTCCCTCCGCGCGCGGCTCCAGACGGAAGGCGATGAGCAGCTCGTCCGCATACACGAGCGGATTGGTGGGGCCCAACGAGCCGTCGGGGTTGTTGGGGTAGCGCGAGTCGGTGCGGAAGCTCCCGAGCCGCGGGTTGAAGGAACTGAAGGGAGACAGGCCCGCCGCGACCGGCGTCCCCGGCGTCGTCCAGTAGCTCGCCAGAGAGGACTCCACCTCCTCGGGCAGACCCAGCATCATCTGGACCGTGGGCGCCAGATACGCGTTGTTGGCGAAGGTGTATTCGTACTTCTGGGTCGTCGTCGGGAAGGACATCGAGGGCGCGATGTCTGTCCTCAGACTGCGCGGGGTGTAGTGCGTGTACACATTGTGAACCACGAAGAACGCCATCGAGTTGATGATGGGAGCTGACTGCGTGCATGCCAGCACGAAGCTGCCGCCATCAGGCTGGTACAGGTGCTCCGGATTCAACGTGATGATGGGATCCTTTCCCGCGAGGATCTGACGCCAGATGCCCGCGGCCACTTCACGGTCCACGGTGGCATAATCGGACTGCACGCCCTTGTCGACCCGGGGAATGCTGATGATGACATTCGCGAAGACCAGCGCCGGATCACTCCGCGCCGCGCTGAGCTTGTTGTTGATCAACGTCGCGACCTCCACCGCATTGCCCGCGAGCGTGATCAGGTTCGAGTTGAGCGGATCGATCGTGGTGAAGGTCTTGATCTTCGCGACATCGTCGGGCAGGAGCGTCGTCTCGAAATTCCTGTGACGCAGTCTCACGACCGGCTCCACCCAGCGCGTCAAGACATTGTTCACCTGGCCCAGGCTGCTGCGCAGTTCGGCGCCATCCAGCGATTGCATGGACCACATGGGCTCGAGAGCCAGTAGACGGGAACGCTCTCCCGCGACCGTGTAGTTCTTCGACAACGCCTCGATTTGCAGGGAGAGCGCGCGCATCTGCCGCTCGATGTTGACCAGTTCCACCTCGCGCTCGATGCCCACGAGGTCCTGGGCCAACCACGTCTCGAAGAGGTTGCGCAGGCTCTCGTCCGTGACAGAGGACAGATTGCCACAGGCGCAGGTCTGTCCCGTGGGGCAGTCTTCCTGGCACTGGGCGTAGACCCGATTGTAGGCCGAGCCCCGCAGCAGCGCGGCCTGGCTCGGGAGCAACCGGCCCTGTGCCACATAGGCCTGTGCATCCGTCCGGACCTTCTTCTCGGCGGAAGCCATGGCCCGGAAGATGTTGCGGGACACGGCCGCCGCCGGCTGCAGGTGGGACACCGTCACGCCAAGCGTGGAGTTATTCACCGGTCCACAATTCGTAGCGTCCGACAGATCGTTCACGACGAAATAGAGATCCGACGTGCTGTCCATCACGATGGACGTGTTCGGCGCCCGAACGACCTGGACGGACTGGATGGACGACGCGGGAATGGAGGTGGGATTCGGGACGGGCTGATGCGCGGCTCGCACCAGCAACAGGCTGCCCGCGGGCTGGTCTGGGAAGGGCGTACGGCTGGCCCGGAGGCCACGGGAGAGCGTCAGGGTGGAGCTGGACTCCGAGCCACTGCCATCGGTCTGGCTCTTCGTCTGACTCCAGGTCTTGCCCGCGTCGAAGCCAGCACACGCCTGGACACTGACCATACTGACCGGCTTGGGCAGACCCATTCCCGCGCACGCCTTGACGCTCGCCGTCCAGTTCTCGTACCTGCCTCCCGAGGTGACCGTCTGATCCCCGTTGGAGTAGTAGTTGCCCGCGGAAGTCGTCACCGAGAACCCCTCGGGTCCCGCCATGGCGACCGTCTGATCCGGGTTCACGGGCTTCACCTTGGTGCCGTCGAAGCCCACCGTCTGGCTCAAGGCGCACGTGGGTGACCACTGGCCCGTCACCTGGATGTTGACGATGTCGCCCTCGCTCGCATTGAGCTTGAAGACACTGTTCGTGGAGTCATGCACCGCCACCCCCACCAGGTCGGTCACCCCCCCCTGTCCCGTATAGGTCGCCTGCACGGCGGAGACGGAGAAGTTCCGTTCGGACTTGAGCACCGCCCGACCCGAAGCGGCCGTCCCCGCGTTCAGCAGTTCGAAGCTCTTCATGAACTCGCCGTGACGGACCTCGTCGATGGCCTGGCTGGCGCGCAGACCGTCCAGGTCCTTGCTGAGTTGCAGCGTCTGGTCGTAGATGATGTCCATCTGAGCGCTGCCGTTGGTCATCTCCTGCTGGTTGGAGAGCTGGGACAGCAAGCTCGCGATCAAGGACTTGCGGTCGTCCTTGTACTTGGTGATGCGCGCGTCCAGGGCGGTCGTGCTCCGCACCAGCTCATCGTTGATGATGGTCTGCTTCTGCGCATCGAGCCCCACCTCCAGCTGGCGAGCGGCACTGAGCACGAAAAGGGTATTGGTGTCATAGCCCACCGTCCGCGCGCGCGCGGTCTTCAGCAAGGAGGAGAATGCCGAAGCCGTGGCGGGCAGGGTGGACGGAGCGGCGGAGAACCAGTCGCGCGGCATGTAGCTCTGGCCAAAGACCACCGCACCGCCCCGGCTGATCATATCGTGCCGCTGGTGCATCTGGGCGAAGGTGTCGAGCCAGGGCTTGTCGAGACGGGCCGAGCTGGTCAGCTGGTTGATGGCGTTCAGCTCCGCGCTCAACAGCGACGGGTCATGCAGTGCGCCCAACAAGCCCCAGAGCTGACGCGTCTTGGTCCGGGTCTGCGCGCACGAGGTGAAGCGGCAGCTCAGGTCATGCAGCAGGCTGAGATCCTCGAGCCTCCGGTAGGCGCCCTGAAGGGCATCACCCGTCACGTAGAACACCAGATCGCCCGTCAAGGGCGGCTCCGCGCTGGAGCCTCCCGCGAACGTGGCTCGCAGCACCTGACGCTCGGCCTGCATGCCCCGCGTGAGGATTCCTTGGCGAATGGCCTCGGCCTGCTCGGGCGTGGTGTTCTCGTTGATGATGTGAGACGTCTCACCCTGGATATAGACGACGTTCCAGAAGAGCTTGAACAGCTCGTTGACCCGCGCCATCAAGGGCCCATCCGCGGCATAGTCGGGATAGGCACCGCGCACCGCTGTGTACCAGGTCTGAATCGACTTGAGCTTGCCATGCAGCGCATCCGTGCGAACGAGCTCCTCGGCCGGGGTGTTTCCCAGGGGTGCCATCGGGTCCGCCACGATCCGGCGCATCATCGCCGTGGAGAGCTCCAGATACTCCTCGCGGTAGCGATTCGTGTCGGCGCTCGAGCACGAGGCGGACAGGTAGGTCGCCGGGTTGAGCGAGAGGCACTGATAGTACAACGAGGGGATGACGGCGAGCGGCACGTGCTCGGAGCGCAGCTGGTTGCACATGGACAACAAGGACTTGAAGTGCGCCGAAACCGTGCAGGACGGAGTCACGGGGGCCGTCCACGCCGTGCCACATCCGCTCGTCAGCTGGGGCTTGCTCTCATAGAAGGAGATGGCGTGATTGCGCTGCTCGATGACCAGCGCATCCGACCGCGTCTCGAAGAGGAGCTTGAGGTGGTGGACGAGCTGCTGCTCCAGGGTGTCGCGCGCCGTCGTGCTCATTCCCCGGGAATCGAGCTTCTGGATCTCGGTCCGCAGGCACTGGAACTTGTCGAAGGGGTTCGAGACGTGGTCACACGTCAGGCACTCCATGCTCTTGATCTCGACAGGCAGGGTGGTGCCGGTCAACGTCCGCCAGGCCTGCTCCGTCTGCGCATCCTGCTCGATGCTGTTGGCCGAGCGGCCAGGCATGAAGAAGGGACCCGCGGCGCTACCACACGCGCCTTCCGGCGCTTCACCGAAGCTGGGGTGCCGGCAGGTCTTGTAGACGGTGTCGTACACGAGTTCGTCTTCACGGCACGACCGCACCGGACAGTGGCTGTCGTTGCGCGTCTCGATGATCGGGACATTGTGAAGGACGTAGGCGCACGCGTAGTTCCGGGGATCGCCCTCCCACGGGTACTCTTGATACGTGATGCTGTAGCCCGAGGCTCCCGCGCTCGCGGCGTGCTCACCCGCGGCCTGATCACACGACGCGGGAGAGAAACCCCAGTGCTGAATTTCCACGCAGCGGGGATAATCACAGCCGGGCCCATATTCGCACTCACACCGCGTCTCAAGGTCGGTGGGATAGGGAACCAGCTGCGTGGTATGCGACTCCTCGCGATAGCCCACGACGGCGTCGCACGTCTCGTAACACGTCTTCGGCCGAGGCGTATGCGACTGGATGCCACAGGTGGGATCGTTGACCTTTTGATTATAACATTTGAAAGACCACGCCTGCGGCCCCTCGCAGATGCCCGCCTTGGGGTTTGTCCCCGAGGGCCATGAAAGCGATTCCGCCTTGCACGCGTTGCTCACCACGGCCTGCGCATCCTGATTCAGTGACTGCTGGGGCTCCACGACGTCGGTGGAGCCGCAACCCGCGAGCCACAGGACACATCCAACCCACCACAACCATTTACTGCCTCTCACGCACTGCCCCCTGAACACAGCCCAGGGGTATTCATGCCGCGCGAATCGCGGACGCTCTCCCCCCCTGGAGCCGCCAAAAAGGTTGGCGTGAATACAGGAGCCGCGCGCAGATAGAAATATGCGCAGCCGGTGAACAATATGTCACACGTAACTCCTGATGATACTGGTCATCAGGAGGACTCATCTCAAATCGAAACGACAAGCGGGGTCAGGCGAACAGCTCCAACAGGTCGTCCCGGGTGATGGCCGTGGCGGTCGAGGCCTCGCTCAAAGCCGCCTCGAACAAGGCGCGCTTCTTTTCTTGTAAACCAAGAATGCGCTCCTCCACCGTGCCCTGGGACACGAGCCGGTACACCATCACCGGCCGCTCCTGGCCGATGCGGTGGGCGCGATCCGCCGCCTGCGCCTCGGCCGCCGGGTTCCACCACGGGTCCATCAGGAACACGTGGTCCGCCGCCGTGAGGTTCAGGCCCGTGCCGCCCGCCTTGAGCGACATGAGCAGCACCGGCGCCCCGTTCTCCCCCTGGAAGCGCTCGGTGACGGCGCCGCGGTCCGCCGTCGAGCCGTCCAGCCGATCGAAGGCGATGCCCGCCGACTTGAGGTGCGGCTCGATGAGGTCGAGCAGCGACGTCCACTGCGAGAACACCAGCGCCTTGTGGCCCTCGGCCACCGCCGTCTCCAGCGAGTCCACCAGCATCTGCACCTTGGAGGAGTTGTTCGCGCGCTGTCCCGGCACCAGCGCCGGATGGCACGCCGCCTGACGCAGCCGCAGCAGGGCCTCCAGCGCCTTGAGCACCCCGCCCCCCTCGTTGAGCAGCGCCACCACCTCGGCGCGCGTCGCCGCCATCACCGAGTCGTAAATGGTGCGCTCGCGCTCATCCATGGACACGTGCATGACGGCCTCGGTGCGCGGCGGCAATTCCGGCGCCACCTCGCGCTTGAGGCGGCGCAAGACGAACGGGCGGATGCGCCGGCGCAGGGACTCGGCCACGCCCTTCTGCCCGTCCATGATGGGCCGGGCCACCTTCTCCTCGAACTGGCGGCGCGCCCCGAGCAGGCCCGGGTTGGAGAAGTGCATGAGGCTCCACAGCTCCTCCAGCCGGTTCTCCAGTGGCGTGCCGCTCAGGGCCAGCCGGAAGTTCGCCTTGAGCCCGAACGCCGCGCGCGCCGCCTGGCTCTCCGGGTTCTTGATGGCCTGCGCCTCGTCGAGCACCAGCGTCTCCCACGTGCGGTTGCCGAGCACCGTCGCGTCCAAGCGGAGGATCGCGTACGTGGTGAGCGTCACGTCGGCCTCGTCCAGGGCGCGGCCCGGGCCGTGGTACGTGTTCACCTTGAGCGAGGGCCGGAAGCGCTTGAGCTCCGCGGCCCAGTTGGGCAGCACGCTCGTGGGACACACGACGAGCGAGCGCGCCCCCAAGACGCAGATAGTCTGGAGCGTCTTGCCCAGGCCCATGTCGTCCGCGAGGATGCCGCCCAATCCCGCGCTCTTGAGGAACCCGAGCCAGCTCACGCCCTGCAACTGGTAGGCGCGCGGCGTGACCGTGAGGTCCCCCGGGAGCACCGGCGCGGGCAGCTTCTCGAAGCCCTCGACCAGGGGGGCCAGCTTGTCCAGGCCCGGCGGGGGCGGCTGCTCCAGCGTCTCGCACAGGGCCTGGAGCTGCGGCAGCGCGAAGCTCGCCACCTTGCCATCCGCCTGCCGCGCCGCGAGCAGGTCCGCCACCCGCGCGCCGTGCTGGTCGAGCCACGCCCGGGGCAGCGGCGCCCAGCCCCCGCCCTCCAGCGGCACCAGGCCCAGGCCCTCGTTCCACGCGCGCACCACCGCCGCCGCGTCCACCGTGCGGGGGCCGCCCTTCATGCCCTCCACCTGGAAGTCGAGCGTGAAGCGCACCTCGGGCATGCCCGCGCCCGCCTCACCGGCCTCCACCTTGAGCGAGGGCACCAGCCGCGTGTCCGGGCTCACCACGCCCGAGCCGTCTCCCGTGAGGTCCCCGCGCCAGCGCCGCAGCTTGTCCGCCCAGCGCACCATCTCCTGGCCTTGCACCATCACCCGCCGCCCGGGCACCAGGTTCAGCTCGTCGCGCAACTGGTGGATGAGCTTCTGCTCGGCCACCTCGTCGCGCAGGGGCACCGAGCCCCGCAGGTACGTCATGCGGCCGTTGTCGATGCGCACCGCCGGCGGCGCCCCGTAGACGAGCGTGGGAAACACGGACAGGCCGGACTCCAGCTGCTGCAGCTCCACCAGGATGCGCGGCTTGAGGTCCTTGTCGATCGACGGCAGGCGCCGGCTGCGCATGTCGATGGGCATGCGCCGCGCCAGCTCCGGCAGCACCTTGGAGGAGATTTCCCCAATCTGCTCGGCCGGGTAGGCGCGCGTGCTGGGCAGG includes:
- a CDS encoding DEAD/DEAH box helicase — encoded protein: MSALAQLLEAVRKEARPGIWTVGVNLARSGAVALQKRTDKELQLRVKAPGRTVALTVSLYPGDDVWECDCPAQVDPCEHVVAAAIAVQQAEKQEAPMEVTATRWSRVVYRFSRVEGGLELHRHIAHADGTAEPLEESLALVLARPARAAKLQVENADLLADRLLEKRTRGALPPERLEALLKVLEPARNVLLDGQPVAVADEVVYPRALVEDKGGQIVITVAKDPRITDVVSPGVAVCGDALARLGETAVTGAWLQNLPSTRAYPAEQIGEISSKVLPELARRMPIDMRSRRLPSIDKDLKPRILVELQQLESGLSVFPTLVYGAPPAVRIDNGRMTYLRGSVPLRDEVAEQKLIHQLRDELNLVPGRRVMVQGQEMVRWADKLRRWRGDLTGDGSGVVSPDTRLVPSLKVEAGEAGAGMPEVRFTLDFQVEGMKGGPRTVDAAAVVRAWNEGLGLVPLEGGGWAPLPRAWLDQHGARVADLLAARQADGKVASFALPQLQALCETLEQPPPPGLDKLAPLVEGFEKLPAPVLPGDLTVTPRAYQLQGVSWLGFLKSAGLGGILADDMGLGKTLQTICVLGARSLVVCPTSVLPNWAAELKRFRPSLKVNTYHGPGRALDEADVTLTTYAILRLDATVLGNRTWETLVLDEAQAIKNPESQAARAAFGLKANFRLALSGTPLENRLEELWSLMHFSNPGLLGARRQFEEKVARPIMDGQKGVAESLRRRIRPFVLRRLKREVAPELPPRTEAVMHVSMDERERTIYDSVMAATRAEVVALLNEGGGVLKALEALLRLRQAACHPALVPGQRANNSSKVQMLVDSLETAVAEGHKALVFSQWTSLLDLIEPHLKSAGIAFDRLDGSTADRGAVTERFQGENGAPVLLMSLKAGGTGLNLTAADHVFLMDPWWNPAAEAQAADRAHRIGQERPVMVYRLVSQGTVEERILGLQEKKRALFEAALSEASTATAITRDDLLELFA